From one Nocardioides yefusunii genomic stretch:
- a CDS encoding wax ester/triacylglycerol synthase family O-acyltransferase gives MHRLNGEDAGFLIMERPDETHAQPMNSMAVGVLEASADPLTVDELRRHIGSRLDELPSWRWRITPVPGNLHHPVAWTPGEPDLTTHVREATVRGGDEALDAFFARLAEEHLDPDLPLWQVWLVNGLDQGRQAVVMKYHHALADGVGAMTTMLRLFSDATCPPPHDAGPARPERRPHTVRLVLAALWAHLLALLTLLPLLLRTRRGTAAVKERRAESEIELPAYSAGAPRTLLNDAFGPGRCYVRAELPLAQVKQVKDAAGVTLNDVVLGMMAGACVRYLARHQPDFDPSTSRSLLTTVPMAFEAPDAPVRQHGNRFWSFTTTLATDVTDPWERLRVISATAREGKAQLDAFGPDLVPDWLDRMPPALARRGVAGVLERLEASTDDADASILVSNIRGPAAPFTLGGREFTRIHIDGPPSNGVGINVMVWSYADVLTFGILGHDRALAHPGDFREALEESFAELARLAMVQPEDAPSSVV, from the coding sequence ATGCACCGGCTCAACGGCGAGGACGCCGGGTTCCTGATCATGGAACGTCCCGACGAGACGCATGCCCAGCCCATGAACTCGATGGCCGTGGGCGTGCTGGAGGCCTCTGCCGATCCGCTCACCGTCGACGAACTGCGTCGGCACATCGGGTCCCGACTCGACGAGCTCCCGTCGTGGCGCTGGCGGATCACCCCGGTACCGGGCAACCTCCACCACCCCGTCGCCTGGACGCCGGGTGAGCCTGACCTGACCACGCACGTCCGTGAGGCGACGGTGCGCGGAGGGGACGAGGCCCTGGACGCCTTCTTCGCCCGCCTCGCGGAGGAACACCTCGACCCTGACCTCCCGCTGTGGCAGGTGTGGCTGGTCAACGGCCTCGACCAGGGCCGTCAGGCAGTGGTCATGAAGTATCACCACGCGCTCGCCGACGGCGTCGGAGCGATGACGACCATGCTCCGGCTCTTCTCCGACGCCACCTGTCCGCCGCCGCACGACGCCGGACCGGCCCGCCCCGAACGGCGCCCGCACACGGTGCGCCTGGTTCTGGCTGCGTTGTGGGCGCACCTGCTGGCGTTGCTGACCCTGCTGCCGCTGCTGCTGCGCACCCGCCGCGGTACAGCAGCCGTCAAGGAGCGCAGGGCGGAGTCGGAGATCGAGCTCCCCGCCTACTCAGCAGGGGCACCCCGCACCCTGCTCAACGACGCCTTCGGCCCGGGCCGCTGCTACGTCCGGGCCGAACTGCCGCTGGCACAGGTCAAACAGGTCAAGGACGCAGCCGGCGTGACGCTCAACGACGTCGTCCTCGGGATGATGGCAGGGGCGTGCGTGCGCTACCTGGCCCGTCACCAGCCCGACTTCGACCCGTCCACGTCACGGTCGCTGCTCACCACCGTCCCGATGGCGTTCGAGGCCCCCGACGCTCCGGTGCGGCAGCACGGCAACCGGTTCTGGTCGTTCACGACGACGCTCGCCACCGACGTCACCGACCCGTGGGAACGTCTCCGGGTCATCTCCGCGACGGCCCGGGAGGGGAAGGCCCAGCTCGACGCGTTCGGCCCTGACCTCGTCCCGGACTGGCTCGACCGGATGCCTCCGGCGCTGGCCCGACGTGGCGTCGCGGGAGTCCTGGAGCGCCTCGAAGCCTCCACCGACGACGCCGACGCCTCGATCCTGGTCTCCAACATCCGGGGCCCGGCCGCCCCGTTCACGCTCGGTGGACGCGAGTTCACCCGGATCCACATCGACGGGCCACCGTCCAACGGAGTCGGGATCAACGTGATGGTGTGGTCCTACGCCGACGTGCTCACGTTCGGGATCCTGGGCCACGACCGCGCACTCGCCCACCCGGGTGACTTCCGGGAGGCGTTGGAGGAGTCGTTCGCCGAACTCGCGCGGTTGGCCATGGTACAACCGGAGGACGCACCGAGCAGCGTGGTCTGA
- a CDS encoding amino acid-binding protein, producing the protein MPFLLRLELPDIPGSLGRVASAIGEAGADIEAIQVVQKTSAGTVVDDVLLELQPGKMPDSVVSACSALDDVRVLWISRYAAGGNLFLDLEMVEEITVEPEHAFERMLSLMPVTFRVDWAVRARRGLDGVVTVVDSTEAAPETVEWVEIDSPARIDSDDENQVLCAIPSHDELIVVGRRGGPEFLDSEIARMDHLVGLTRSIHRTHTAKGTPPSGWVAD; encoded by the coding sequence ATGCCGTTCCTGCTCCGCCTCGAGTTGCCCGACATCCCCGGTTCGCTGGGTCGGGTGGCGAGCGCGATCGGTGAGGCCGGAGCCGACATCGAGGCCATCCAGGTGGTCCAGAAGACCTCGGCCGGCACGGTCGTCGACGACGTGCTGCTCGAACTGCAGCCCGGCAAGATGCCCGACTCCGTGGTCTCGGCCTGCAGCGCCCTCGACGACGTCAGGGTGCTGTGGATCAGCCGCTACGCCGCGGGCGGCAACCTGTTCCTCGACCTGGAGATGGTCGAGGAGATCACCGTCGAGCCCGAGCACGCCTTCGAGCGGATGCTGAGCCTGATGCCGGTGACGTTCCGCGTCGACTGGGCGGTGCGCGCCCGCCGTGGCCTCGACGGTGTGGTCACCGTCGTCGACTCCACCGAGGCTGCACCGGAGACGGTCGAGTGGGTCGAGATCGACTCCCCGGCCCGGATCGACAGCGACGACGAGAACCAGGTCCTGTGCGCGATCCCGTCCCACGACGAACTGATCGTGGTGGGGCGCCGAGGTGGCCCGGAGTTCCTCGACTCCGAGATCGCCCGGATGGACCACCTCGTGGGTCTGACCCGGTCGATCCACCGCACCCACACGGCCAAGGGCACCCCGCCCTCGGGCTGGGTCGCGGACTGA
- the recC gene encoding exodeoxyribonuclease V subunit gamma, with protein MPLTLHHAHRTDLLADELAGLLATPLPDPFAQEVVVVPAKGIERWLTQRLSHWLGAGPRGGDGVCAGVRFVAPHSLVGLLLDRDRDDPWRADNLTWPLLDAIDASLDEPAFAQLARHLGQSPHPRAGDEARRARRFSVARHLAGLYSSYALQRPTLLTDWREGRDTDGAGHALDPDLVWQAELWRRVLGRVDATPPDVRHTETLARLRAGGDTLDLPARLSFFGHTRLARTEIELLQALAEHREVHLWLPLPSTELWEALSPTAVAGPVARSEDASARLVRHPLLASLGRDTRELRRQLGDLPAVAAATEPTTPSTLLGWLQHDLRHDVRPDAALRGTRPLSPTDRSVQVHACHGPARQVEVLRDALVGLLADDPTLEPRDILVMCPDVETYAPLIQAAFGLGDVEEGAGHPGHRLRVRLADRALGSTNPLLGFAAAVVELSGSRMGVTEVLDLAASAPVRARFGFSDEQLERVTDWVRSSGVRWGRDPAHRAEFGLELPDNTWLAGLRRMLLGAAVSGGTTRVVGNTLPLDDVGDGDLDLLGRFAEFLQRLHTFTVRARSAATVTDWTGALREAVAGLTLVSGDDAWQRSQFDREMEQIAAGPGAAATRLRHADVRALLAHRLRGRPTRANFRTGTLTVCTLVPMRSVPHRVIALLGLDDGVFPRVNGVDGDDVLSRHPLTGERDVRAEDRQLLLDAVNAATETLVVTYSGRGEHTGSDKPPSVPLGELVDALHLTADVPHGRDLVVEHPLQPFDEKNMTAGLVSPSAPFTFDEQALAGASAARNATPHVRELLRTPLPAPTAEPSNGPRVVLLSELHEFLRHPVQAFLRQRLRVSTPRDVKDTHDALPVSLDGLEKWAIGDRLVGALLRGESPFDAAVAERLRGSLPPGALGTTTLREIGRAVEALVGAAAPLRQRRARTIDVDIDLGDVRVVGSVAEVFGNHRVSVSYSGLGAKQRLAGWVDALALAAGAPDQNWTVHSIGKYRSGGKSAMVKPISEPDARTLLRSLVGLRDRGLREPLPLPLKTSLAWAENHAHVLRGRDADPDEWAWKEWATPTFSDSGFPKEDADAAHVRVWGERAPYRVLTAPLRPDELAALAPGADGVVQQAPHRLGQYAWALWGPLLSNDRELVRGA; from the coding sequence GTGCCACTGACCCTGCACCACGCCCACCGCACCGACCTGCTCGCCGACGAGCTCGCCGGACTGCTGGCGACGCCACTTCCCGACCCGTTCGCGCAGGAGGTCGTCGTCGTTCCTGCCAAGGGCATCGAACGGTGGCTGACCCAGCGCCTCTCGCACTGGCTCGGTGCAGGGCCCCGCGGTGGGGACGGAGTGTGCGCCGGCGTCAGGTTCGTGGCACCGCACTCCCTGGTGGGGCTGCTGCTCGACCGCGACCGTGACGACCCGTGGCGCGCCGACAACCTCACCTGGCCGTTGCTGGACGCGATCGACGCCTCGCTCGACGAGCCCGCGTTCGCCCAGCTGGCCCGACACCTCGGTCAGTCGCCGCACCCCCGTGCCGGGGACGAGGCGCGGCGGGCCCGACGGTTCTCCGTGGCCCGCCACCTCGCCGGGCTCTACTCCTCCTACGCGCTCCAGCGCCCCACCCTCCTGACCGACTGGCGCGAGGGCCGCGACACCGACGGCGCCGGTCACGCCCTCGACCCCGACCTCGTCTGGCAGGCCGAGTTGTGGCGTCGGGTCCTGGGCCGCGTCGACGCCACCCCGCCCGACGTCCGGCACACCGAGACCCTCGCCCGGCTGCGAGCCGGCGGGGACACCCTCGACCTGCCCGCACGGCTCTCCTTCTTCGGCCACACTCGGCTCGCGCGGACCGAGATCGAGCTCCTGCAGGCCCTCGCCGAGCACCGTGAGGTCCACCTGTGGCTGCCACTGCCCTCGACAGAGCTGTGGGAGGCCCTCTCCCCCACCGCCGTCGCCGGGCCGGTGGCCCGCAGCGAGGACGCCTCGGCCCGGCTCGTCCGGCACCCTCTGTTGGCCTCGCTGGGACGCGACACCCGCGAGCTGCGTCGTCAGTTGGGCGATCTCCCTGCGGTCGCTGCCGCCACCGAACCCACCACTCCGTCGACGCTGCTCGGATGGCTCCAGCACGACCTGCGCCACGACGTCCGTCCCGACGCGGCGCTGCGTGGCACCCGTCCGCTCTCGCCCACCGACCGTTCCGTCCAGGTCCACGCCTGCCACGGCCCGGCCCGGCAGGTGGAGGTCCTGCGCGACGCCCTCGTCGGTCTGCTCGCCGACGACCCCACCCTCGAGCCCCGCGACATCCTGGTGATGTGCCCCGACGTAGAGACCTACGCACCGCTGATCCAGGCCGCCTTCGGTCTCGGTGACGTCGAGGAGGGTGCAGGGCATCCCGGACACCGGCTCCGGGTCCGTCTCGCCGACCGCGCCCTCGGTTCCACCAACCCATTGCTCGGGTTCGCCGCCGCGGTGGTCGAACTCTCCGGCTCCCGGATGGGCGTGACCGAGGTCCTCGACCTCGCCGCCAGCGCCCCGGTGCGTGCCCGGTTCGGATTCAGCGACGAGCAGCTCGAACGCGTCACCGATTGGGTCCGTTCCTCCGGCGTCCGGTGGGGCCGTGACCCTGCCCACCGCGCCGAGTTCGGTCTCGAGCTGCCCGACAACACCTGGCTGGCAGGCCTGCGCCGGATGCTCCTGGGTGCCGCAGTCTCCGGTGGAACCACCCGCGTCGTGGGCAACACCCTCCCACTCGACGACGTCGGTGACGGTGACCTCGACCTGCTGGGCCGCTTCGCGGAGTTCCTGCAGCGTCTGCACACGTTCACCGTCCGAGCCCGGTCCGCGGCCACCGTCACCGACTGGACCGGGGCGCTGCGTGAAGCCGTGGCCGGTCTGACCCTGGTGAGCGGCGACGACGCATGGCAGCGCTCCCAGTTCGACCGCGAGATGGAGCAGATCGCGGCCGGGCCGGGTGCCGCCGCGACCCGACTGCGGCACGCCGACGTCCGGGCCCTGCTCGCGCACCGCCTGCGCGGTCGTCCCACCCGCGCCAACTTCCGCACCGGCACCCTCACCGTCTGCACCTTGGTCCCGATGCGCTCGGTGCCGCACCGCGTGATCGCGCTGCTGGGACTCGACGACGGCGTCTTCCCCCGCGTCAACGGCGTGGACGGTGACGACGTCCTGTCCCGCCACCCGCTCACCGGCGAGCGCGACGTCCGCGCCGAGGACCGTCAGCTCCTGCTCGACGCCGTCAACGCAGCCACCGAGACGCTCGTGGTCACCTACTCCGGACGCGGTGAACACACCGGTTCGGACAAGCCCCCGTCGGTGCCGCTCGGCGAACTCGTCGACGCCCTCCACCTGACCGCAGACGTTCCCCACGGACGGGACCTGGTGGTCGAGCACCCGCTGCAGCCCTTCGACGAGAAGAACATGACCGCAGGTCTGGTCTCGCCATCGGCGCCGTTCACCTTCGACGAGCAGGCCCTCGCCGGGGCCAGCGCAGCCCGGAACGCGACGCCGCACGTCCGTGAACTGCTCCGCACGCCGCTGCCCGCACCCACCGCCGAGCCCAGCAACGGCCCGCGCGTCGTGCTGCTGTCGGAGCTCCACGAATTCCTGCGGCACCCGGTCCAGGCGTTCCTGCGCCAGCGTCTGCGCGTCTCCACGCCGCGCGACGTCAAGGACACCCACGACGCCCTCCCTGTCTCCTTGGACGGACTGGAGAAGTGGGCGATCGGCGACCGCCTGGTCGGGGCGCTGCTGCGTGGTGAGTCCCCCTTCGACGCTGCCGTCGCCGAGCGGCTGCGCGGCAGCCTGCCACCCGGCGCACTCGGCACCACGACCCTGCGCGAGATCGGCCGGGCCGTGGAGGCACTCGTCGGTGCTGCTGCACCGCTGCGTCAGCGCCGGGCTCGCACGATCGACGTCGACATCGACCTCGGAGACGTCCGCGTCGTCGGTTCGGTCGCCGAGGTGTTCGGCAACCACCGGGTCAGCGTCAGCTACTCCGGGCTCGGTGCGAAGCAGCGTCTGGCCGGCTGGGTCGACGCGCTCGCCCTCGCCGCCGGTGCCCCCGACCAGAACTGGACGGTCCACTCGATCGGCAAGTACCGCTCGGGCGGGAAGTCGGCGATGGTGAAGCCGATCAGCGAACCCGACGCCCGGACGCTGCTGCGTTCCCTGGTGGGGTTGCGCGACCGTGGCCTGCGCGAGCCGCTGCCGCTGCCCTTGAAGACCTCGCTGGCCTGGGCCGAGAACCACGCCCACGTCCTGCGCGGGCGCGACGCCGACCCCGACGAGTGGGCCTGGAAGGAGTGGGCGACGCCGACGTTCTCCGACTCAGGGTTCCCGAAGGAGGACGCCGACGCCGCACACGTGCGGGTGTGGGGCGAGCGCGCCCCGTACCGGGTGCTGACCGCACCGTTGCGTCCCGACGAACTGGCCGCACTCGCGCCGGGTGCTGACGGCGTCGTCCAGCAAGCCCCGCACCGGCTGGGCCAGTACGCATGGGCCCTGTGGGGGCCGCTGCTCAGCAACGACCGTGAACTGGTGAGGGGCGCCTGA
- the recD gene encoding exodeoxyribonuclease V subunit alpha — translation MSDVFTPLDSHDPRIALGLQGDGASPLLAAFNAAGVVTAGDVHVATTLGELFAATHPSADEVLLAVALTCRAVRTGSVCVDLGTVAGEFAALTSSDDAHEQALAELAWPETQHWLALLAASPLVAEGVLRLEGSLLYLDRYHEQESQVLDDLLARDVTAPAHDLALLESTLARVFPVGTDGVDTWVEQRDACRRAAARWTTVITGGPGTGKTTTVAGLLVALHEQYENRSLAETGRAASARIALAAPTGKAAARLKEAVGDAAARLAPTDQARLADLTTGTLHRLLRTDPGNSTRFRQNRHNHLPYDVVVVDEASMMSLTMTARLLEAMRPDARLVLVGDPDQLSSVDAGAVLGDLVHGYAGAGDRSPVAALVTTHRYTAGIAELAVALRQGDADAVLEVLGRGLSDVAWIDTDDDTQAADLLRPTLLAGALAVREHALAGEKEQALDAMNRHRLLCAHRDGSYGVKRWNLHVEQWLTAAGHPTFEQFYVGRPVLVSANDYGLGIHNGDSGVVVETPGGRRVVVDTPGAPRDFSPSRMDSVDTVHAMTIHKSQGSQAAHVTVLLPSEESRLLTRELFYTAVTRAQHTVTVVGSEAMVRAAVGRTARRASGLAERLSSRLGALTA, via the coding sequence ATGAGTGACGTCTTCACCCCGCTCGACTCCCACGATCCGCGGATCGCCCTCGGCCTGCAGGGCGACGGCGCTTCACCGTTGCTGGCCGCCTTCAACGCTGCCGGTGTGGTGACCGCCGGAGACGTCCACGTTGCGACCACACTCGGTGAACTCTTCGCTGCCACGCACCCCAGTGCGGATGAGGTGCTGCTGGCCGTCGCGCTGACCTGCCGCGCGGTGCGCACCGGTTCGGTCTGCGTGGACCTTGGGACCGTGGCCGGCGAGTTCGCTGCGCTGACCTCGTCCGACGACGCTCACGAGCAGGCGTTGGCCGAACTCGCCTGGCCCGAGACGCAGCACTGGCTGGCACTGCTCGCTGCGTCTCCACTGGTCGCCGAGGGGGTGCTGCGTCTGGAGGGCTCCCTGCTCTACCTCGACCGGTACCACGAGCAGGAGAGTCAGGTCCTGGACGACCTGCTGGCCCGCGACGTCACCGCCCCCGCCCACGATCTCGCGCTGCTGGAATCCACGTTGGCCCGGGTCTTCCCGGTCGGCACGGACGGCGTCGACACCTGGGTGGAGCAGCGCGATGCCTGCCGTCGTGCCGCTGCGCGCTGGACCACCGTCATCACCGGCGGCCCAGGCACCGGCAAGACCACCACCGTCGCCGGTCTGCTGGTCGCCCTGCACGAGCAGTACGAGAACCGCAGCCTCGCCGAGACCGGCCGCGCGGCGTCGGCCCGGATCGCGCTGGCTGCCCCCACCGGCAAGGCCGCTGCGCGCCTGAAGGAAGCCGTCGGTGACGCGGCAGCCCGGTTGGCGCCGACCGACCAGGCGCGTCTCGCCGACCTCACCACCGGCACCCTGCACCGACTGCTACGCACCGATCCGGGCAACTCCACCCGGTTCCGGCAGAACCGCCACAACCACCTGCCCTACGACGTCGTCGTGGTCGACGAAGCATCGATGATGTCGCTGACCATGACCGCCAGACTCCTCGAAGCGATGCGTCCCGACGCCCGTCTGGTGCTGGTCGGCGACCCCGACCAGCTCTCCTCCGTCGACGCAGGCGCGGTGCTCGGTGACCTCGTGCACGGCTACGCCGGCGCCGGAGACCGCTCACCGGTGGCCGCGCTCGTCACCACGCACCGCTACACCGCCGGGATCGCCGAGCTCGCCGTCGCGCTGCGTCAGGGTGACGCCGACGCGGTCCTGGAGGTCTTGGGCCGCGGCCTGTCCGACGTGGCCTGGATCGACACCGACGACGACACCCAGGCCGCGGACCTGCTGCGACCCACCCTGCTCGCCGGGGCCCTGGCAGTGCGCGAGCACGCCCTGGCCGGCGAGAAGGAACAGGCGCTCGACGCGATGAACCGGCACCGCCTGCTGTGCGCCCACCGCGACGGCTCCTACGGCGTGAAGCGGTGGAACCTGCACGTCGAGCAGTGGCTCACCGCTGCCGGGCACCCCACCTTCGAGCAGTTCTACGTCGGACGCCCGGTGCTGGTCAGCGCCAACGACTACGGCCTCGGGATCCACAACGGGGACTCCGGCGTCGTCGTGGAGACCCCTGGAGGACGCCGGGTCGTGGTGGACACGCCCGGAGCGCCACGCGACTTCTCGCCGTCCCGGATGGACTCCGTCGACACCGTGCACGCGATGACGATCCACAAGTCCCAGGGGTCGCAGGCCGCACACGTCACGGTGCTGCTGCCCTCGGAGGAGTCCCGGCTGCTGACCCGTGAGCTCTTCTACACCGCCGTCACCCGTGCTCAGCACACCGTCACCGTCGTCGGGTCCGAGGCAATGGTGCGTGCCGCCGTGGGGCGCACGGCCCGTCGAGCCAGCGGTCTGGCCGAGCGCCTTTCCAGCCGTCTGGGCGCCCTGACGGCCTGA
- a CDS encoding UvrD-helicase domain-containing protein — protein sequence MDHFDISAPALPSGTTLLEASAGTGKTWTIASLVTRYVAQGEATLDQLLVVTFTRAASQELRQRVREQLVDAVGVLDASRAAQGGNALHTWLLGPADAPVGDDERRVRLERLTDAVTAFDAATIATIHQFCQLVLRSLGVAGDSDREAVLVEDLSDLTTEVVEDLFLRDFAQLELPPFDISTARTIGRSVISDPRARIEPQEADEVAPDSPAAVRYRFAMQVRDEVAERKRRLGLLSYDDLLSELADALGTGPTDPEGHAARSRMQQRWKIVLVDEFQDTDPVQWEVFRKAFVEPTPDGAPNPCTVVLIGDPKQAIYGFRGGDVTTYLQAARSATTRQTLATNFRSDAPLVESVHAMLGGAQLGDEEIVVHPVQAHHPTSRLHDAGPPVRMRLVRRVELGKGERSKPKMDEWREHVITDLARDIAVLLTGDARIVDAHSPDAGPDGTRPVRAGDVAVLARTRKVLAATQSALRDLGIASVVGAGGSVFHTAAATEWITLLEALEQPHRAERVRAAALTSFFGVDAAALDADLPQHAAGTGASAEGSDLTDQLASRLRVLVGLLATRGVAAVTEHCVLHGLTARVLATVGGERTLTDLRHIGELLHKVSVEQRLGVVGLLGWLREQVDDERTDVSGERTRRLDSDDAAVQLVTIHGSKGLEYPIVYLPMAWDRWVGKAGEVQLFHDADGVRCLDVSGADPWRTRAFERNRAEEAGESLRLLYVAMTRARSQVVAWYAPSYNSPASELHRMLMGRLPGGAKVPDEQALVDDSRLPAIFGGWRNAGAFTPEFGTWRDVDPIEPHPDTTPLSVRRFTRSVDTAWRRTSYSALSAAASDPHGHAAAPAVELTSEPEERPEEADAVNPLPDTVPAVADGDDASLAAVPSPMDGLPMGATFGSLVHAVLEHADPSAEDVHADLRALVEEHLVDWPVDVDPDTLAAALVQVVSSPMGPLTGQRTLLDVPTRDRLCELDFEVPLSGGDDADDSSDVRLGDLAPLLRRHLAPGDAVLSYADQLERDPGLAEQSLRGYLTGSIDVVLRVTDTDGATKYLTVDYKTNWLGPYDQPLTAHTYRPEALVEAMAHSDYPLQALLYTVVLHRYLRWRLPDYDPATHLGGVLYLYLRGMCGPETPLVDGHPCGVFSWQAPVPLVLELSDLLDGSVPSPGAAALASSPGGTR from the coding sequence ATGGACCACTTCGACATCTCTGCCCCTGCTCTGCCCAGCGGCACCACGCTGCTCGAGGCGAGCGCCGGCACCGGCAAGACCTGGACGATCGCGTCGCTGGTGACCCGCTACGTCGCACAGGGCGAAGCGACCCTGGACCAGCTGCTGGTGGTCACCTTCACCCGCGCCGCCAGCCAGGAACTGCGTCAGCGGGTCCGCGAGCAGCTCGTCGACGCCGTCGGTGTCCTTGACGCCTCCCGCGCCGCGCAGGGCGGCAACGCGCTGCACACGTGGCTCCTCGGGCCGGCCGATGCCCCTGTGGGTGACGACGAGCGCCGGGTCCGTCTGGAGCGGCTGACCGACGCGGTCACCGCGTTCGACGCCGCGACCATCGCCACCATCCACCAGTTCTGCCAGCTGGTGCTGCGCAGCCTCGGCGTCGCCGGGGACAGCGACCGCGAGGCGGTCCTGGTCGAGGACCTCTCCGACCTCACCACCGAGGTGGTGGAGGACCTCTTCCTGCGCGACTTCGCCCAGCTCGAACTTCCCCCGTTCGACATCTCCACCGCGCGCACGATCGGGCGGTCGGTGATCTCCGATCCGCGGGCCCGGATCGAGCCGCAGGAGGCCGACGAGGTCGCCCCCGACTCCCCCGCCGCCGTGCGGTACCGGTTCGCGATGCAGGTGCGCGACGAGGTCGCCGAGCGCAAGCGCCGTCTGGGCCTGCTCAGCTATGACGACCTGCTCTCCGAGCTCGCCGACGCACTCGGCACCGGACCCACCGACCCCGAGGGCCACGCCGCGCGCTCCCGGATGCAGCAGCGCTGGAAGATCGTCCTGGTCGACGAGTTCCAGGACACCGACCCCGTGCAGTGGGAGGTGTTCCGCAAGGCGTTCGTCGAACCGACCCCCGACGGCGCCCCGAACCCCTGCACCGTCGTCCTCATCGGCGACCCGAAGCAGGCGATCTACGGATTCCGCGGCGGCGACGTCACCACGTACCTGCAGGCCGCCCGCAGCGCCACCACCCGCCAGACCCTGGCCACCAACTTCCGCTCCGACGCCCCATTGGTCGAGTCCGTGCACGCGATGCTGGGCGGTGCCCAGCTCGGCGACGAGGAGATCGTCGTCCACCCGGTGCAGGCCCACCACCCCACCTCCCGCCTGCACGACGCAGGCCCGCCGGTGCGGATGCGTCTGGTGCGTCGCGTCGAACTCGGCAAGGGCGAGCGCAGCAAGCCGAAGATGGACGAGTGGCGTGAGCACGTCATCACCGACCTCGCCCGCGACATCGCGGTGCTCCTGACCGGCGACGCCCGGATCGTCGACGCCCACTCCCCTGACGCTGGACCTGACGGCACCCGTCCGGTCCGCGCCGGTGACGTCGCGGTGCTGGCCCGCACCCGCAAGGTGCTGGCCGCGACCCAGTCCGCGCTGCGTGACCTCGGGATCGCCTCCGTCGTCGGCGCCGGCGGGTCGGTCTTCCACACCGCCGCCGCGACCGAGTGGATCACCCTGCTCGAGGCCCTCGAGCAGCCGCACCGGGCCGAACGGGTCCGAGCCGCGGCACTGACCTCGTTCTTCGGTGTGGACGCAGCCGCGCTCGACGCTGACCTCCCCCAGCACGCTGCTGGCACCGGGGCCAGCGCCGAGGGCAGCGACCTCACCGACCAGTTGGCCTCGCGTCTGCGCGTTCTGGTGGGTCTGCTCGCCACCCGCGGCGTCGCTGCCGTCACCGAGCACTGCGTCCTGCACGGGCTCACCGCCCGGGTCCTGGCCACCGTGGGCGGCGAACGCACCCTCACCGACCTGCGCCACATCGGCGAGTTGCTGCACAAGGTGTCGGTCGAGCAGCGCCTCGGCGTCGTCGGCCTGCTGGGATGGCTGCGCGAACAGGTCGACGACGAACGCACCGACGTCTCCGGCGAACGCACCCGCCGTCTCGACTCCGACGACGCCGCGGTCCAGCTCGTCACGATCCACGGCTCGAAGGGCCTGGAGTACCCGATCGTCTACCTTCCGATGGCCTGGGACCGCTGGGTCGGCAAGGCCGGCGAGGTGCAGCTGTTCCACGACGCCGACGGCGTCCGCTGTCTCGACGTCTCCGGCGCCGATCCGTGGCGAACCCGCGCCTTCGAGCGCAACCGCGCCGAGGAGGCCGGGGAGTCGCTGCGTCTGCTGTACGTGGCGATGACGCGTGCTCGCAGCCAGGTCGTCGCCTGGTACGCCCCGAGCTACAACAGTCCCGCCTCCGAGCTCCACCGGATGCTGATGGGTCGCCTGCCTGGCGGAGCGAAGGTGCCGGACGAGCAGGCCCTCGTCGACGACTCCCGCCTCCCGGCGATCTTCGGTGGGTGGCGCAACGCCGGCGCGTTCACTCCCGAGTTCGGGACGTGGCGCGACGTCGACCCGATCGAACCGCACCCGGACACGACGCCGCTCTCAGTACGCCGGTTCACCCGCTCGGTCGACACCGCGTGGCGCCGGACCTCGTACTCGGCGCTCTCCGCGGCCGCGTCCGACCCGCACGGCCACGCCGCGGCACCTGCCGTCGAGCTGACCAGCGAGCCGGAGGAACGGCCCGAGGAGGCCGACGCCGTCAATCCGCTCCCCGACACCGTGCCCGCGGTAGCGGACGGCGACGACGCGTCACTGGCCGCGGTGCCGTCCCCGATGGACGGCCTACCCATGGGTGCGACCTTCGGATCGTTGGTCCACGCCGTGCTGGAGCACGCTGATCCGAGCGCCGAGGACGTCCACGCCGACCTCCGCGCGCTGGTCGAGGAACACCTCGTCGACTGGCCCGTCGACGTCGACCCCGACACCCTGGCCGCCGCGCTCGTGCAGGTCGTCTCCAGCCCGATGGGGCCGCTGACCGGCCAGCGCACGCTGCTCGACGTCCCCACCCGGGACCGGCTCTGCGAGCTCGACTTCGAGGTGCCGCTCTCGGGCGGTGACGACGCCGACGACTCCTCCGACGTCCGCCTCGGCGACCTCGCCCCGCTGCTGCGCCGCCACCTCGCTCCCGGCGATGCAGTCCTCAGCTACGCCGACCAGTTGGAGCGTGATCCGGGGCTGGCCGAGCAGTCACTGCGCGGCTACCTGACCGGATCCATCGACGTCGTCCTGCGGGTCACCGACACCGACGGGGCGACCAAGTACCTGACGGTCGACTACAAGACGAACTGGCTCGGTCCCTACGACCAGCCGCTGACGGCCCACACCTACCGGCCCGAGGCACTCGTCGAGGCGATGGCGCACTCCGACTACCCGTTGCAGGCGCTGCTCTACACCGTCGTCCTGCACCGCTACCTGCGCTGGCGACTGCCCGACTACGACCCGGCCACCCACCTGGGCGGCGTCCTCTACCTGTACCTGCGCGGCATGTGCGGGCCCGAGACCCCGCTCGTGGACGGACACCCGTGTGGTGTCTTCTCCTGGCAGGCACCGGTGCCGTTGGTCCTCGAACTCTCCGACCTGCTCGACGGCTCCGTCCCCAGTCCCGGCGCCGCAGCGCTCGCCTCGTCCCCGGGAGGAACCCGATGA